The Arachis ipaensis cultivar K30076 chromosome B07, Araip1.1, whole genome shotgun sequence genome includes a window with the following:
- the LOC107608319 gene encoding NEP1-interacting protein 1, whose product MVATRCKEVFFGIFMAAMETLLYAAFTLILALGGSIVGTIAGGIKGQTTEAGFLDGAGKGAVTGAIAAIELLNSRAIDDPLTKMNTAETSSQREVSSNIYENKGVTGMAQSVILNLPFQKFKSKKLMYMSSCSICFQDFEDEELIRILPKCGHIFHLQCIDKWLIQQGSCPMCRTHVSSYHIHHL is encoded by the exons ATGGTGGCAACAAGGTGCAAGGAGGTTTTCTTTGGAATATTCATGGCAGCCATGGAGACACTTCTTTATGCTGCATTCACTCTTATTCTAGCACTAG GAGGTTCAATAGTAGGAACAATAGCAGGAGGAATCAAAGGGCAAACAACAGAAGCTGGTTTTCTTGATGGAGCTGGCAAAGGAGCAGTTACAGGAGCCATTGCTGCCATTGAATTGCTGAACTCTAGAGCCATTGATGACCCTTTAACCAAG ATGAACACAGCAGAAACAAGTTCACAGAGAGAAGTATCATCAAATATTTATGAAAACAAAGGGGTTACAGGGATGGCACAGAGTGTAATTCTGAATCTTCCATTTCAGAAATTTAAATCCAAGAAACTAATGTACATGTCAAGCTGCTCAATTTGCTTCCAG GATTTTGAGGATGAAGAATTGATTAGGATACTTCCAAAATGTGGCCACATTTTTCATTTACAATGTATAGACAAATGGTTAATCCAACAAGGATCATGCCCTATGTGTAGAACTCATGTTTCTTCTTATCACATTCATCACTTGTAG